A genomic segment from Dermacentor silvarum isolate Dsil-2018 chromosome 11, BIME_Dsil_1.4, whole genome shotgun sequence encodes:
- the LOC119433077 gene encoding uncharacterized protein LOC119433077, which yields MKVPSYATWAVLGLATIVQCFGWKHDLSRPVRDDCCRDPDKCCPYGYRCDMRYRNCVRIAGDERPVYTSHSSSSRAQPITNYATGTRGYHSTSYATGRYGVPDQGFALSQNNFLRSDNCPTGTYCWDIDTCCLIQHGYNSLWTRVESTCCTRYNSPNCQRVRGCRVTIGDQRYKSYRETFTRRPVYYGAAPLMAVPTAATALALAILLRCVTLYTFKM from the exons ATGAAGGTACCAAGCTACGCCACGTGGGCAGTCCTTGGCCTGGCGACGATTGTACAAT GCTTCGGCTGGAAGCACGACCTGTCGCGGCCCGTGCGCGACGACTGCTGCCGGGACCCGGACAAGTGCTGTCCGTACGGCTACCGGTGCGACATGCGGTACCGCAACTGCGTCCGGATCGCCGGCGACGAGAGGCCCGTCTACACTTCCCACTCTTCCAGCTCGCGGGCCCAGCCCATCACCAACTACGCGACGGGCACGCGCGGCTACCACTCCACTTCGTACGCCACGGGACGCTACGGCGTGCCGGACCAAGGATTCGCGCTCTCGCAGAACAACTTCCTACGATCGG ACAACTGCCCCACTGGGACATACTGCTGGGATATTGACACCTGTTGCCTCATCCAGCATGGCTACAACAGCCTCTGGACACGAGTGGAGTCCACCTGCTGCACGCGTTACAACAGCCCCAACTGCCAAAGGGTTCGCGGCTGCAGAGTGACCATTGGTGACCAGCGCTACAAGTCCTATCGGGAGACCTTCACTCGCAGACCAGTCTACTATGGAGCAGCGCCCCTGATGGCCGTTCCAACGGCTGCAACTGCCTTGGCACTTGCCATTTTGCTTCGCTGCGTCACGCTGTACACTTTCAAAATGTGA